A single Paenibacillus kribbensis DNA region contains:
- a CDS encoding deoxyribonuclease IV — translation MMPKLLIGAHVSTRGGFSKAAMRAQEQGGYSFQYFPKNPRSLRLKEWSATDAAACKAYCSKHQLQSIAHSPYPVNPALGRARGQELYELTVASLRNDLDIAEACGSRGIVVHFGHMHSSDPLEGYRNIIGCLDDVLEGWQGNAKILIENQAGDHGPMGTTLEEMVQIRQLCQNSDSIGFSLDTCHAYAAGLWNGEKDEALIEKGERLGYWSALCGVHLNDSKYPYGSKKDRHARVGQGCIGLEGMRWMTEQRPVRGIPVVLESETGDDGTHREDIQLVQSWQ, via the coding sequence ATGATGCCTAAATTGCTCATCGGCGCCCATGTGAGTACGCGTGGCGGCTTTTCCAAAGCTGCTATGCGTGCACAAGAGCAAGGGGGATATTCTTTTCAATATTTTCCGAAAAATCCTCGCAGTCTCAGGTTAAAGGAATGGAGTGCTACGGATGCTGCTGCTTGTAAAGCTTATTGTTCAAAGCACCAGCTTCAATCTATTGCCCATTCGCCTTATCCTGTGAATCCGGCTCTTGGTCGTGCGCGTGGTCAGGAGCTTTATGAGCTGACGGTTGCCTCATTGCGGAACGATCTGGACATTGCAGAAGCTTGCGGCTCGAGGGGGATTGTCGTTCACTTCGGGCATATGCATTCGTCTGACCCACTGGAGGGCTACCGAAATATCATTGGCTGTCTTGATGATGTGCTGGAAGGCTGGCAGGGAAATGCCAAAATACTGATTGAAAATCAGGCAGGGGATCACGGACCGATGGGAACCACGCTGGAGGAAATGGTGCAAATCCGCCAGTTGTGCCAAAATTCCGACAGTATCGGCTTTAGTCTGGACACCTGTCATGCCTATGCAGCAGGTTTGTGGAACGGTGAAAAGGACGAGGCTTTGATTGAAAAAGGGGAGCGTCTCGGCTATTGGTCAGCCCTGTGCGGAGTTCATTTGAACGATTCCAAATATCCGTATGGATCTAAAAAAGATAGACATGCCCGCGTCGGGCAAGGTTGTATCGGTTTAGAGGGAATGCGTTGGATGACAGAGCAGAGGCCTGTAAGAGGTATCCCTGTCGTCCTTGAAAGTGAAACGGGAGATGATGGGACACATCGGGAAGATATTCAATTGGTTCAAAGCTGGCAGTAA
- a CDS encoding thioredoxin family protein, producing the protein MREIGQKEARRAIWEGCKLALFVYTPMCGTCAAARRMLEVAEHLLSEGAVLQSNINYIPELVQDYRISSVPALLIYNGENEIPEIIYKMESVEHLLNRIRSVME; encoded by the coding sequence ATGAGAGAGATAGGACAAAAAGAGGCACGTCGTGCCATATGGGAGGGATGCAAGCTGGCTTTGTTTGTGTACACTCCCATGTGCGGAACCTGCGCGGCTGCCCGCCGAATGCTGGAGGTGGCGGAGCATTTGCTTTCCGAAGGAGCAGTGTTGCAAAGCAACATAAACTATATTCCCGAACTGGTGCAGGATTATCGAATTTCCAGTGTACCCGCGCTTCTTATATACAACGGCGAAAATGAAATTCCTGAAATCATCTACAAAATGGAATCTGTGGAACACTTGCTGAACAGGATAAGGAGCGTGATGGAATGA
- a CDS encoding ABC transporter ATP-binding protein translates to MISIKNITLQREENKILDDVSLDIREGEHWAILGRNGSGKTTLLEMMTGYMFPSRGTVEVLGQTYGQCDVREVRKQIGYISQTLLEKLALKDPVWEVVATGAYAFLRFYQEIPTEAKEKAVSLLEGMNLGALMNHPLGTLSQGERKKVMLARSLMAEPRLLIMDEPCAGLDLFEREKMLVEIDRLRQRDLSVVYVTHHIEEIVPLFTHVALIRDGKVAAAGPKKGVLTKELIMHTYEVPVELDWDGERPWIRVCNGG, encoded by the coding sequence ATGATATCCATAAAGAACATCACATTGCAGCGGGAAGAAAATAAGATTTTGGACGATGTAAGTCTCGATATACGGGAAGGCGAGCATTGGGCGATTCTGGGGCGCAACGGTTCTGGTAAAACAACATTGCTGGAAATGATGACAGGATACATGTTTCCCAGTCGTGGCACGGTCGAGGTGCTTGGACAAACCTATGGCCAATGTGACGTGCGGGAAGTTCGCAAGCAGATTGGTTATATTAGCCAGACATTGCTGGAAAAGCTAGCGTTAAAAGATCCGGTATGGGAAGTAGTCGCGACCGGTGCATATGCTTTTTTGCGTTTTTATCAAGAGATTCCGACAGAGGCAAAGGAAAAAGCCGTATCCTTGTTGGAGGGGATGAATTTAGGCGCTCTGATGAATCACCCACTGGGGACATTATCTCAAGGAGAGCGTAAAAAGGTCATGCTGGCTCGTTCACTGATGGCGGAGCCTCGTTTGTTGATTATGGACGAGCCTTGTGCCGGACTGGATTTATTTGAACGGGAAAAAATGCTGGTTGAGATTGATCGGCTCCGTCAACGGGATTTGTCAGTGGTTTACGTAACGCATCACATTGAGGAGATTGTCCCTCTCTTTACGCATGTGGCGTTGATCCGTGACGGCAAGGTTGCAGCAGCGGGACCCAAAAAAGGAGTTTTAACGAAAGAATTGATTATGCACACGTATGAAGTTCCAGTTGAGCTGGATTGGGATGGAGAACGTCCCTGGATTCGGGTGTGCAATGGAGGGTAA
- a CDS encoding SAM-dependent methyltransferase: MRTDEQGVAALSSSRFICTANHGFAPYAQEELRRLFGSVKSTVLLPGEIFLATLPAGASEAVGTITGQPPMFLRHLFPVHFQEEGTNLAQVLEHLVAFIRNRRELMDQRVSLQVRKGANSSWTESAGALKQALSEQLSDLPMEQTVQGADVIVSVFADTDTWYAGVSHPQDNLSDWSGGAVRFQKEEGQISRAKFKLLEAEATFGIDFGAFHQGLDIGAAPGGWTSFLLERGLKVTAVDPAKMEPSLMKYANLTFLRKNASEVKFKENTFDLLVCDMSWSPKQMARLVTDLLYSLRSGGTAIVTVKLMHKKPLALIHDVMASFEQSGMQIQRAKQLFHNRDEITLYMIKYGK, translated from the coding sequence ATGCGTACAGATGAACAGGGTGTGGCCGCCTTGTCATCGTCAAGATTTATTTGTACGGCTAATCATGGCTTTGCACCCTACGCTCAAGAGGAGCTTAGAAGATTATTTGGCTCAGTGAAAAGTACAGTACTATTGCCTGGAGAAATTTTTCTGGCTACATTACCTGCGGGAGCCAGTGAGGCTGTAGGGACGATTACAGGTCAGCCGCCGATGTTTTTGCGACACTTGTTTCCTGTACATTTTCAGGAGGAAGGAACAAACTTGGCCCAGGTGCTGGAGCATCTGGTTGCATTTATCCGTAATCGCCGGGAGTTGATGGATCAACGTGTTTCTTTGCAAGTGCGCAAAGGAGCTAACAGCAGCTGGACTGAAAGCGCAGGCGCGCTCAAGCAGGCTTTAAGTGAACAATTAAGTGATCTACCTATGGAGCAAACGGTACAAGGAGCCGACGTTATTGTATCCGTTTTTGCGGATACGGATACGTGGTATGCAGGCGTATCACACCCTCAGGACAATCTTTCAGATTGGAGCGGAGGCGCGGTTCGTTTTCAGAAGGAGGAGGGACAAATTTCTCGTGCCAAATTCAAGCTTTTGGAAGCGGAAGCGACGTTTGGCATTGATTTTGGTGCCTTTCATCAAGGACTGGATATCGGGGCAGCACCGGGTGGGTGGACTTCCTTCTTACTGGAGCGAGGGCTTAAGGTAACAGCGGTTGATCCGGCCAAGATGGAGCCGTCGCTGATGAAGTATGCCAATCTGACTTTTTTACGCAAAAATGCGAGTGAAGTCAAATTTAAAGAGAATACGTTTGATCTGCTGGTTTGTGATATGAGCTGGAGTCCGAAGCAGATGGCAAGGCTCGTAACTGATTTACTGTATAGTTTGCGGAGCGGGGGTACTGCTATCGTAACGGTCAAGCTAATGCATAAAAAGCCTTTGGCGCTCATTCATGATGTGATGGCTTCATTCGAGCAGTCTGGCATGCAGATTCAGCGGGCTAAGCAGCTATTCCATAACCGTGATGAGATTACCCTGTATATGATTAAGTATGGAAAATAA
- a CDS encoding serine/threonine protein kinase yields MMQKPSRLEYGSIVGERYRIVRTLGTGGMSRVFMAEDLKLPGKQWAVKESVAEPQMMKLIRTEAEMLISLSHPRLPRIVDFFEHPPSGAVYLVMDYIEGMTLEAYMKGYQGHIPQREIIPFALQVLDVLDYLHTRQTPVIYRDLKPTNIMLTPEMEFKLIDFGIARSYKPELNQDTVKLGTVGFAAPEQYGAGQTDARSDLYSLGALLLYLCTGGKYSEWTSGVERYIRGELPRHLIPVIRKLLRQHPEERFQSAGEVIEELRRSAEFQPAQHGASVSEPSNTLLEYAGTRVVAVLGVSSGSGATHTAIAVSHYLARRSCSVALVELHSTAKAFARLQAVVEGAPAGRTSSSRRFEVDGVHYWQQTSRADVISLLGGSYRFIVLDLGSGQDNERLEEFLRADYPLVVGSGAEWRAQEIIGLARSLQRHPQHKWNYCLPLAPLEAVRRLRKELDHEKVFALPFHSDPFERDGEMDQVLDELFRGAIPDTRKKRFGFLKRQR; encoded by the coding sequence ATGATGCAGAAGCCATCACGATTGGAATACGGTTCTATAGTCGGTGAACGTTACCGAATTGTTCGCACGTTGGGTACAGGAGGAATGAGCCGTGTATTCATGGCAGAGGATTTGAAGCTGCCAGGCAAGCAATGGGCGGTGAAGGAGTCGGTTGCCGAGCCGCAAATGATGAAGCTTATACGGACGGAAGCGGAAATGCTGATTTCATTAAGCCATCCACGCCTACCGAGAATTGTTGATTTCTTCGAGCATCCGCCATCTGGTGCGGTATATCTGGTTATGGATTACATTGAAGGCATGACGCTGGAAGCCTATATGAAGGGCTACCAAGGTCATATTCCACAGAGGGAAATCATTCCATTTGCTTTGCAGGTGCTGGATGTGTTGGATTATTTGCATACCCGTCAGACACCAGTCATTTACCGTGATCTGAAACCGACGAATATTATGCTGACCCCGGAAATGGAATTTAAGCTGATTGATTTTGGGATCGCGCGGAGCTATAAGCCAGAACTGAATCAGGATACGGTAAAGCTGGGAACCGTGGGCTTTGCAGCCCCGGAGCAATATGGAGCAGGCCAGACGGATGCTCGCTCAGACTTATACAGTTTGGGAGCGTTGCTGTTATATCTCTGTACGGGTGGAAAATATAGCGAGTGGACTTCAGGAGTAGAAAGATATATTCGCGGGGAATTACCCCGCCATTTGATTCCAGTGATTCGAAAGCTGCTGCGGCAGCATCCTGAGGAACGCTTTCAATCTGCTGGAGAGGTCATTGAAGAACTGCGACGAAGTGCAGAGTTTCAGCCTGCTCAACATGGAGCATCAGTTAGTGAACCTTCAAATACTTTATTGGAATACGCAGGTACAAGGGTAGTAGCTGTGCTCGGTGTGTCTTCCGGCTCCGGTGCTACACATACGGCAATTGCGGTGAGCCACTACCTGGCCCGAAGAAGTTGCTCCGTAGCTTTGGTTGAGCTGCATAGCACAGCCAAAGCGTTTGCCCGACTTCAAGCAGTGGTAGAGGGTGCGCCTGCTGGACGAACGAGTTCGAGTCGGCGTTTTGAGGTGGACGGAGTACATTATTGGCAGCAGACATCTCGTGCGGACGTTATCTCTTTACTAGGCGGTTCCTATAGATTTATCGTTCTGGATTTGGGGAGTGGACAGGATAATGAGCGGCTGGAGGAATTTTTGAGAGCCGATTACCCGCTTGTCGTTGGTTCAGGAGCGGAATGGAGAGCTCAAGAGATAATCGGGCTGGCCCGATCGCTTCAGCGCCATCCGCAGCATAAATGGAATTACTGCTTGCCGTTGGCGCCCTTGGAGGCAGTTCGCAGGCTGCGTAAGGAACTGGATCATGAGAAAGTATTTGCTCTACCATTCCATTCTGACCCATTCGAGCGAGATGGTGAGATGGATCAGGTGCTGGACGAGCTGTTTCGCGGTGCCATTCCGGATACCCGGAAAAAACGCTTCGGATTTCTAAAACGCCAGCGCTAA
- a CDS encoding SAF domain-containing protein: MSKLRKSSKQKLYAGCIGAGIVSIIFVGYLIVNTHQMNEVRKQAEVDAELKWKVYEQEQRTAKKGWAVIRDISPGEQITVNDLKGVTVPGSQAPANLVTDKNEASGTTAKIELKKGSVLTSAMVTVDEPAPKDLRNRELKVVVLPSSLKQGDEVDIRIQFPTGQDYILLSKKKISRLEGPVVWVTMNEQEILSFSSAIVDAYLHKASIYALTYVDPEFQPKAIPTYPPNAQVLALMNSDPNVLRVAEQKLSKQLRNSLENAINSSNNVISTPIERSLSEEIAAQHTDTTVGDASDGSKGIGNGYGIGQDHKEQAEILTQGGSSDPYAK, encoded by the coding sequence GTGTCCAAGCTAAGAAAGAGCAGTAAGCAAAAGCTATACGCCGGTTGTATTGGCGCGGGTATAGTTAGCATTATTTTTGTAGGCTACCTTATCGTTAATACCCATCAAATGAATGAGGTCAGGAAACAGGCCGAAGTAGACGCAGAACTAAAATGGAAAGTGTATGAACAAGAGCAACGCACTGCGAAAAAAGGCTGGGCTGTTATTCGTGACATATCACCGGGTGAACAGATTACAGTTAATGATTTGAAGGGAGTTACGGTCCCTGGTTCTCAGGCTCCGGCAAATTTGGTGACAGATAAAAATGAAGCTTCCGGCACTACAGCCAAGATTGAATTGAAAAAAGGGTCTGTGCTTACGTCTGCAATGGTAACTGTTGATGAGCCCGCACCTAAAGATTTACGCAACCGTGAGCTAAAGGTGGTAGTACTGCCCAGCAGCCTGAAGCAGGGAGATGAAGTGGATATCCGCATTCAATTTCCAACGGGCCAGGATTATATTCTATTGTCCAAAAAGAAAATTTCCAGGCTGGAAGGCCCCGTCGTCTGGGTCACTATGAATGAGCAGGAAATATTATCGTTTTCAAGCGCAATTGTTGATGCCTATCTGCATAAAGCATCCATCTATGCGCTGACATATGTCGATCCTGAGTTTCAGCCGAAGGCGATCCCAACTTATCCGCCTAATGCCCAAGTGTTAGCACTCATGAATAGTGATCCGAATGTGCTACGCGTGGCGGAACAAAAGCTGTCCAAGCAGTTGCGGAATTCTCTTGAAAATGCGATTAATTCATCAAACAATGTCATTTCGACACCAATAGAAAGAAGTCTGAGTGAGGAAATTGCAGCTCAGCATACGGATACAACTGTAGGAGATGCATCTGACGGGAGTAAGGGTATAGGGAATGGATATGGAATCGGGCAGGATCATAAAGAACAGGCGGAAATTTTGACGCAGGGTGGAAGCTCTGATCCGTATGCCAAATAA
- a CDS encoding ATPase, T2SS/T4P/T4SS family has translation MLSAQLINGLILACIILLGIVLIIVKYRGNIHSRHSTSRVGKENEEATLEILMEYIKNALHELSHSQMADVGLHEEEYRRRIHQRAELRRALKDCANGSSGDKRFVKNLMAELLINGYGLNEKIVDSVMPFSRPESLSIQDQFEIFFYQYQQKYGADALSRLLDTYDLAEMRYSQPHEEDGSYLVTGEDIRYIYDCEHRPLSFLEKVDIIVQRIYQHYKGFSVIDDIRDQRIDGVSGGVSGMPKCGAPASADWPLDRYTLEQAFEPTANGYESVWIFYKGKTIHLSFLSFGSERELKRVCQNIYKYNYPGQLSEANGYKVNEMKDGSRVVVVRPPFSESWAFFVRKFDIQSASLEQLVKGENADFPIQLLSYLMKGSRITAITGAQGSGKTTLLMAMVKHIYASYTLRVQEMAFELHLRSIYSRRNILTFRETDHISGQQGLDLQKKTDGTVNILGEVASDEVAAWMIQMSQVASLFTIFTHHAKTFRDLVFSLRNSLLKTGVFQHEGIAEEQVVHVINFDVHLKRDAEGRRYIERITECVPHDPDHIDTGSNASANYSYRHVMEYRNGCYMPMEPLTAKSAKEMCEQMNAKDASDFRRFLTRYWEEKYES, from the coding sequence ATGCTGTCCGCTCAATTGATCAATGGATTGATACTTGCTTGCATTATACTGCTGGGCATCGTATTGATTATCGTTAAATATCGAGGAAATATTCACTCGCGTCATTCAACCTCGCGGGTCGGCAAAGAGAATGAAGAGGCTACATTGGAAATTCTGATGGAGTATATCAAAAATGCACTTCATGAACTAAGTCATAGCCAAATGGCGGATGTCGGGTTGCATGAAGAGGAATACAGAAGGCGTATCCATCAAAGAGCGGAGCTGCGCAGAGCGTTAAAGGACTGCGCCAATGGCAGTAGTGGCGATAAACGTTTTGTTAAAAATCTGATGGCTGAACTGCTGATTAACGGCTATGGCTTGAACGAAAAAATCGTAGATTCCGTTATGCCATTTTCCAGACCTGAGTCATTAAGTATACAGGATCAATTCGAAATTTTCTTTTACCAATACCAGCAAAAGTACGGCGCTGATGCCTTGTCGCGTTTACTGGATACTTATGACTTGGCCGAAATGAGATATTCACAGCCACATGAAGAGGATGGAAGCTATCTCGTCACGGGAGAGGATATCCGTTATATCTATGACTGTGAACACCGCCCCCTTTCCTTTTTAGAGAAGGTGGATATTATTGTGCAGCGGATTTATCAGCATTATAAAGGCTTTTCCGTCATTGATGATATACGTGATCAGCGGATTGACGGTGTAAGCGGGGGCGTTAGTGGCATGCCAAAATGTGGGGCTCCTGCATCGGCGGACTGGCCTTTGGATCGGTATACATTAGAACAAGCATTTGAACCTACTGCAAATGGTTATGAGAGCGTGTGGATTTTTTATAAAGGAAAAACGATTCATCTTTCGTTTCTTTCCTTTGGTTCAGAGCGTGAGCTTAAACGGGTGTGCCAAAATATTTATAAATATAATTACCCGGGACAGCTTTCCGAAGCCAATGGTTATAAGGTAAACGAAATGAAGGATGGGTCACGGGTTGTGGTAGTCAGACCTCCGTTCTCTGAATCGTGGGCTTTCTTTGTCCGTAAATTTGATATCCAAAGCGCATCGCTGGAGCAGTTAGTTAAGGGTGAAAATGCTGATTTTCCGATCCAGCTTCTTTCTTACTTAATGAAAGGCAGCCGGATTACTGCAATTACAGGCGCACAGGGTTCAGGTAAGACGACGCTATTGATGGCGATGGTTAAGCATATCTATGCTTCGTATACGCTTCGTGTACAGGAAATGGCCTTTGAGTTGCATTTGCGTAGCATCTACAGTCGCCGTAACATTCTTACCTTTCGGGAAACTGACCATATTTCAGGGCAACAAGGGCTTGATTTACAGAAAAAGACGGATGGAACCGTCAATATCCTTGGCGAAGTAGCGAGTGATGAAGTGGCTGCTTGGATGATCCAGATGTCGCAGGTTGCAAGTCTGTTCACCATTTTTACTCATCATGCCAAAACATTTCGTGATCTTGTATTCTCACTTCGTAATTCATTGCTCAAAACTGGAGTATTTCAACATGAAGGCATTGCTGAGGAGCAGGTAGTTCATGTCATTAACTTTGATGTGCATCTTAAGCGTGATGCGGAAGGGCGCCGTTATATTGAACGAATTACAGAATGTGTGCCGCATGACCCGGATCACATAGATACTGGCTCCAATGCTTCGGCGAATTATAGCTATCGGCATGTAATGGAATACCGGAATGGGTGTTATATGCCAATGGAACCGCTAACCGCCAAAAGCGCAAAGGAAATGTGTGAGCAGATGAATGCCAAGGACGCCAGTGATTTCCGCCGTTTTTTGACCCGTTATTGGGAGGAAAAATATGAGTCTTAA
- a CDS encoding ABC transporter permease, whose amino-acid sequence MNNASTALKVAAGIFLTIALITIVVILFISAQEATKTAQNNFADIQTELSQASFTVYDGTTISGSQVTNALRKFQGKDQFGIQIKTGKNMAGQWYGNALNISLDSEQYGAVNGGSDKTGKIANTLNEKENEYVNPSGKFKAEIVKDKSNVVRGLLFTQS is encoded by the coding sequence ATGAATAACGCATCAACTGCCTTAAAGGTAGCCGCCGGTATATTTTTGACTATCGCCCTCATTACAATTGTAGTCATTCTGTTTATTTCAGCTCAGGAGGCGACCAAAACGGCACAAAATAATTTTGCTGATATTCAGACGGAATTGTCTCAAGCCTCTTTTACAGTATATGACGGTACAACGATTAGCGGATCTCAGGTAACCAATGCGCTACGCAAGTTTCAGGGCAAGGACCAATTCGGTATTCAGATTAAAACCGGCAAAAATATGGCAGGGCAGTGGTACGGTAATGCTTTGAACATTAGCCTGGACAGTGAACAGTATGGTGCAGTGAACGGTGGAAGTGATAAGACGGGAAAAATAGCGAATACGCTGAATGAGAAAGAAAACGAATACGTCAATCCAAGCGGTAAATTCAAGGCCGAAATCGTCAAAGACAAATCGAATGTTGTACGCGGCTTGCTATTTACCCAATCCTAA
- a CDS encoding ABC-F family ATP-binding cassette domain-containing protein, with translation MSLLTVENVSHNFGDRALFKNVSFRLLAGERVGLVGANGVGKSTLMNILTGKLLKDEGKVEWTPRVRYGYLDQHTKLTPGKTVRDVLKDAFLPLLELEKELMQITDKMGDASPEELEVLLEQMGEIQEQLDMGDFYLIDVKVEEMANGLGLSAIGLDRDVSALSGGQRTKVLLAKLLLEKPNVLLLDEPTNYLDVEHIEWLTRYLKDYPYAFILISHDTEFMNQVVNVIYHLEFAKMTRYSANYEKFLEMADLNKAQHIDAYEKQQEYIKKQEDFIQRNKARASTSGRAKSREKQLDRIERIDKPEEAAKPTFQFKEARASGKTVFEGIDFEIGYTHALLPKMSMTIERGEKIAIVGCNGVGKSTLLKTILGKIPPISGKTYQGDFLQPAYFEQEVKAGKITPIDDVWNEFPHLNQHEVRAHLARCGLKNEHITRPLSALSGGEQAKVRLCKLLMRESNWVLFDEPTNHLDVKAKDELKRALKEYKGTILLVSHEPDFYEDWVTKTWNVEEWSSKVN, from the coding sequence ATGAGTTTATTGACTGTAGAAAATGTATCCCACAACTTTGGGGACCGCGCATTATTTAAAAATGTTTCCTTTCGATTACTTGCGGGGGAACGTGTAGGTTTAGTAGGAGCTAACGGTGTCGGTAAATCGACACTCATGAACATTTTGACCGGGAAATTGCTTAAGGATGAGGGTAAAGTGGAATGGACTCCACGTGTACGTTACGGTTATCTGGATCAGCACACCAAGCTGACACCGGGCAAAACAGTACGTGATGTATTGAAGGACGCATTTCTTCCTTTGTTGGAATTGGAAAAGGAATTAATGCAGATTACGGATAAAATGGGGGATGCTTCTCCCGAAGAGCTGGAAGTGCTGCTGGAACAGATGGGTGAAATTCAGGAGCAACTGGATATGGGGGATTTTTACCTCATTGATGTAAAGGTTGAAGAAATGGCGAACGGGCTGGGTCTCTCGGCCATCGGACTGGATCGGGATGTATCCGCGCTTAGTGGTGGACAACGGACTAAGGTGCTTCTGGCCAAGCTGCTGTTGGAAAAGCCAAACGTCCTCCTGCTGGATGAGCCAACCAACTATTTGGATGTTGAGCATATCGAATGGCTTACACGTTATTTGAAGGATTATCCTTATGCATTTATTCTTATTTCGCATGATACGGAGTTCATGAACCAGGTCGTTAATGTTATTTATCACCTTGAATTTGCCAAGATGACCCGCTATTCAGCAAATTATGAAAAGTTCCTTGAGATGGCGGATCTGAACAAAGCGCAGCATATTGATGCTTATGAGAAGCAACAGGAATATATTAAGAAACAGGAAGACTTTATTCAGCGCAACAAGGCGCGTGCATCCACATCAGGCCGGGCGAAGAGCCGTGAAAAGCAGCTTGATCGGATCGAACGTATTGATAAGCCCGAAGAAGCTGCCAAGCCAACCTTTCAATTTAAAGAAGCACGTGCGAGCGGGAAAACGGTTTTTGAGGGAATTGATTTTGAAATTGGCTATACTCATGCCCTGTTGCCTAAAATGTCCATGACGATTGAACGTGGCGAAAAAATTGCAATTGTAGGCTGCAACGGTGTCGGTAAATCAACATTGCTCAAAACTATTCTGGGAAAAATACCGCCAATTAGCGGAAAAACCTATCAAGGCGATTTCTTGCAGCCGGCTTATTTTGAGCAGGAAGTAAAAGCGGGCAAAATCACACCGATTGACGATGTGTGGAATGAGTTTCCACATTTGAACCAGCATGAAGTAAGAGCGCATTTGGCCCGTTGCGGATTGAAAAATGAGCATATCACACGTCCTCTGTCTGCGCTTAGTGGTGGTGAGCAGGCTAAAGTACGTCTGTGCAAATTGTTAATGCGGGAAAGCAACTGGGTTCTGTTTGACGAGCCTACCAATCACTTGGATGTTAAAGCAAAGGACGAGCTTAAACGTGCCCTGAAGGAATATAAAGGGACTATATTGCTCGTCTCGCACGAACCGGATTTTTACGAGGACTGGGTAACCAAAACGTGGAATGTGGAAGAGTGGTCAAGTAAAGTCAACTAG
- a CDS encoding thiamine phosphate synthase, with protein sequence MESGYHADVPQLAAAIYPYVHYVHARLKQKGASELLALIRSMVGQGVPLQQIAVNDRVDVALLTLAGAVQLPASGLPVRDVKSLLPKGTRCGVSVHSLEEVQMAERAGADYVLYGHVYETQCKPGVVPRGTAQLKRICSLSNIPVIALGGIQPHHIPELYHAGASGIAVMSGIWEAESPIAAVMEYRQMVDQVAHNL encoded by the coding sequence ATGGAAAGTGGCTACCATGCAGATGTACCCCAACTGGCTGCTGCTATTTATCCGTATGTTCATTATGTGCACGCACGCCTGAAGCAGAAGGGTGCCTCAGAATTGCTTGCTTTGATCCGCAGCATGGTAGGGCAGGGAGTTCCTTTGCAGCAAATTGCAGTCAATGACCGTGTGGATGTAGCTTTGCTTACCTTGGCTGGAGCTGTCCAGCTACCGGCTAGTGGTTTACCTGTCAGGGATGTGAAAAGCCTGCTTCCAAAGGGGACACGCTGTGGAGTGTCAGTGCATTCCCTGGAGGAGGTGCAGATGGCCGAACGGGCTGGAGCTGACTATGTACTGTATGGTCATGTATATGAGACCCAATGTAAGCCCGGTGTTGTGCCGCGGGGTACAGCCCAGCTTAAGCGGATATGCAGCTTGTCGAACATTCCTGTGATTGCGCTCGGCGGCATACAACCGCATCATATTCCAGAGCTTTATCATGCTGGAGCAAGCGGAATTGCAGTGATGTCCGGCATATGGGAAGCTGAGTCGCCAATTGCGGCTGTGATGGAATATAGACAAATGGTAGATCAGGTAGCCCACAATCTGTAG